The following are from one region of the Rhinoraja longicauda isolate Sanriku21f chromosome 3, sRhiLon1.1, whole genome shotgun sequence genome:
- the diras2 gene encoding GTP-binding protein Di-Ras2 yields MPEQSNDYRVVVFGAGGVGKSSLVLRFVKGTFRESYIPTIEDTYRQVISCDKSICTLQITDTTGSHQFPAMQRLSISKGHAFILVYSITSKQSLEELKPIYEQVCQIKGDVESIPIMLVGNKCDDTLREVQASDGESQAKRWKCGFMETSAKTNHNVKELFQELLNLEKRRAVSLQIDGKKSKQQKRTEKLKGKCVVM; encoded by the coding sequence ATGCCGGAACAGAGCAACGATTACAGGGTGGTGGTGTTCGGAGCGGGAGGCGTGGGCAAGAGCTCGCTGGTGCTGAGGTTTGTCAAAGGGACCTTTCGGGAGAGCTACATCCCCACGATCGAAGATACTTACCGCCAGGTGATCAGTTGTGACAAGAGCATCTGCACTTTACAGATCACCGACACCACAGGGAGCCACCAGTTCCCCGCCATGCAGCGCCTCTCCATCTCCAAAGGGCACGCCTTCATCCTCGTTTACTCCATCACCAGCAAGCAGTCTTTGGAAGAGCTGAAACCCATCTACGAACAAGTGTGCCAGATCAAGGGGGACGTGGAGAGCATCCCCATCATGCTGGTGGGCAACAAGTGCGACGACACTCTGAGAGAGGTGCAGGCCAGTGACGGCGAGTCCCAAGCCAAGCGGTGGAAGTGCGGCTTCATGGAGACCTCGGCCAAGACGAATCACAACGTGAAGGAGCTCTTCCAGGAACTGCTGAATCTGGAGAAGCGCAGGGCGGTCAGCCTGCAAATCGACGGCAAGAAATCCAAGCAGCAAAAGAGGACAGAGAAACTCAAGGGGAAGTGTGTCGTTATGTGA